The window GGTCCAGGAGGTGTTTAGGGATACCATGGGGCTGTAATGGGGGTTCTGGGGTTCAGAGGTGTTTGAAGGGTCTGATGGTGGATCGGGGGGTCCAGAagatgttttggggtttggattGATGTGGGACAGCAATGGGGGCTGGGCGTCCCGGAGGAGTTTGGGGATGAGAAGGGGTTGGTGGTAcagtggggttttggggtgtggaAGGATAACgatggaggatttggggtgctggggggaatgggggagCACTTCTTCGGGGTGCTGAGCCCTCTCCCCGTGCAGCTGCACCCCGGCGTGGGCCCGGGCCAGGGCACGGTGGTGGAGCTGCTCCTGACCGCCCAGTTCGTCCTCTGCGTCTTTGCCAGCTTCGACGACCGTCACGACGGGCGCCCGGCCATGGCCGCCGTGCCCGTCGGCTTCTCCCTCGCCCTCGGCCACCTCTTCGGGGTAAGGGCGGCCGCGGGGACCCCCGTGCTGGGACCCcgggggctgggaaggggctggggggcagctgtccagcccCCCACTGCCCCATCCCCCCGCAGATCCACTACACGGGCGCCAGCATGAACCCCGCTCGCTCCTTCGCCCCCGCTGTCATCACCCGCAACTTCGCCAACCACTGGGTAAGTGGGGGGGGacggggacccccaaacccgccccgggcccccccagtccctccctgcttgtccctgtcctgccccagcCGCTGTGTCCCCCCCACCGAAGGCGGGCGGCTGCCGGTGTCACCGCGGTGACAGCAGCACCCCAGGGTGCTGGGTACGCCCCGATATCCCGGGGAGTCGGAGACGGGTCCTGCGCCCCGATATCCCAGGGAAGGGCGCACGCCGCCGCTCACCGGGAAACGGGTGGCCCCGACTGCGCCGGCGCCCGGGCATCAGCGGGGTGGGTGCCGTGCCCCGGAGGGCGGGGGGCCGGCGGtcccccggtgccggtgcccaCGCCGCCCCCCCGCAGGTGTACTGGGCGGGCCCGCTGCTGGGCGCGGCGCTGGGCGCGGTGCTGTACGAGTTCGCGCTGTGCCCGCGGCCACGCAGCCTGGCCGAGCGCCTGGCCGCCCTCAAGGGAGAGCCGCCCGCCCCCACCGCCGTCACCGCCGccgtcgccgccgccgccgagcCGCCGCCCGAGCCGCCGGCAGAGCCGCTGGAGCTGAAGACGCAGGGGCTGTAACGGGGCCCGTCCCGgggcgcggccccgcgcccgccgctgCTTTGCTGTGACGGGGCCGCCGCGGTGCGTGTGGTGCGTGTGTgtgcggcgcggcgcggcgggcgggcggcggcggggccccgCTGCCGGGAACCGGCCACTGGgctgcccggggctgcccctACCGGGCCGaggccgccccgccccgccgcggcgggaCTTCTGTGTTCGGTGAATTAAACCTGCTCTTTTATTTTGGTAACCGCTCGCGGCCGTGCCCGGCGCCGGGAACCGGGAGGGATCgagctgggggggggggggggacaccggAGCCCGCTCGGCGGGAGGCGCCGCCCGTTCCCGCGCCCGGGGCAGGCTCCGCCCAGCCAGCGCCGTTCTTAAAAGGGCAACGCCGCCACTGCTTCTCTTCCCCGCAATGAGCCCCCTCCCGTCTTCCGCCCCTCAGCGCCGCGGGCCGGGGGGCGAGGGCAGAGGGATTGGGGGCACCCCAGGGCACCGAGCCGCCGGTTTGTGCCCGTGGTGGACGGCGGGTTTGTGCGGAGGAGGCGGTGACACACCAGAGGGAGCACCGGGCAGCCCGGTGCGAGTTGCCGCTTGAAGGgtgcgggcggggcggggcctcgGCCCGCGGGAACTGGGGCGGTTGTGTAACGCCGCCCCCGCGCCGGGACCGGGAGCGCGGCCGTGAGGGCGGCGGCGACGGGGCGGCGGTGAGCGGGACGGGGCCCGGCACCGGGGGAGATCGGGATCGGGGGTCGGAGTTTCCCAGGACCGCCCGGGACCGGGGACTGGGGGTCATCCGGGGTCACCGAAACCAGGGGGGTGATACGGGATCGGGGGAACCGGGGCCTCCGGGTGCTCCGGGATCGGCGGGCCCGGGGAGTGCTGCGGGATCGGTGCGGGTGGGTccggggaaaactgggggctgagATCCGGGATCGGGCGGGAGGGGGTTCGGGAATGCTCCGGGATCGAGAAGGCGGCGGGGCCGACTGGGATCGGGGGGATCCGTGACTGGGGGGGGGAGTCCAAACTGGGGGGGTGTGATGGAATCGGAGGGACCAGGGCTTGGGGTGCGCCGGGCCGTGGGATGCGCCGGTATCGGGCTGGACCGAGACTGGGGGGTGCGCTGGGGCCGAGGCGGTAACGCAGCATCGGTGTGGTCCGGTACCGAGCGGGACCAGGCCTGGGAGGTTTGTCGGTGTTGGGAGACTGGGACCGGGACCAGCAGGTGGGCCTGTAGCGGGGGAGCCCAGAACGGGTGGGAGAACTCCAGCCCCGGGGGTACCCAGTGCTGACAGCGGCCCACAGGTGGCCCCCGGTGCTGGTCCTGTGTGCAGCCCCGCGCTGCATGGACTGGTACATGATGAACTGCGAGCTCCTGGCCAcctgcagtgccctgggctACCTGGAGGGCGACGTGTACCACCGGGAGCCCGACTGCCTGGGTAGGTGGGCACCGGGGGAATGGGGGGCAGGGGCCGGGGACGGCGGGCACTGACggccccgtgtccccagagaGCGTCAAGGACCTGATCCGGTACCTGCGCCACGAGGATGAGAGCCGCGACGTGCGGCAGCAGCTGGGGGCAGCCCAAATCCTGCAGAACGACCTCCTGCCCATCCTGGTGCAGTACCCCCAGGAAAAGGTGCTCTTCGACGCTGTCGTCAGGTATCAGGGGCAGGGTTGTGGCCGGGGGTGGCCCTGTGGGGGGCTCCTTGCTGGGCTGGGGTCCCTCACACGCCTCTACTCCGTCACAGGTTGATGGTGAACCTGACGCAGCCGGCCCTGCTCTGCTTCGGGAAGGTGCCAGCAGATGCCACCTCCCGCCACCACTTTCTCCAGGTGCTGTCCTACCTGCAGGCCTACAAGGAGGTGAGTCTGCCCAGGGACATGCTGTGGGCCAGGGGCTTTGCCCACATTCCCGTGCTCACGTGGGGTCTCTGCAGGCTTTTGCCAGTGAGAAGGTGTTCGTGGTGCTCAGTGAGAAGCTCTACAACCTCCTGCAGCTGGTGAGTGCCCTGTCCTCGGGGGGGATGTGGGTGGGATCCTCAGGAGATCCtcagggggctgcagggactgTTCCTGCTGGGGGTTCCTGTGGGGGCTGCAGGGTCCTGGAATTACCAGGGGGCTCCAGggtccatccctgccatgggtccctgggggctgtggggtctgTCCTTGCCGGGGATCtctcaggggctgtggggtctgTCTGACCCCCTTGTCAAGGGTCCCAAGGAGGCTGCAGGGTCTGTCTTTGCCAGGAGTCTGGTGGGCTGTGGGgtctgtccctgctgagggtccctcaggggctgtggggtctgTCTGACCCCCTTGTCAAGGGTCCCAAGGAGGCTGCAGGGTCTGTCTTTGCCAGGAGTCTGGTGGGCTGTGGGgtctgtccctgctgagggtccctcaggggctgtggggtctgTCTGACCCCCTTGTCAAGGGTCCCAAGGAGGCTGCAGGGTCTGTCTTTGCCAGGAGTCTCTGGTGGGCTGTGGGgtctgtccctgctgagggtccctcaggggctgtggggtctgttgtccctgcagggctgtggggtctcTCCCtgccagggacccccagggggctgtgggggacCCTGACAGCTCTGTCCCCCCAGGACTGGGAGCAGCGGCAGGAGGAGGACACGCTGCTGATCGAGAGGATCCTGCTGCTGGTGCGCAACGTGCTGCACGTGCCCCCGGACCCCACGGAGGAGCAGGTACCAGGACAGGGCCCTTCCCTGGCTGCCTGACAGATCTGGGGCCTCAGTGGCTCCACGGGGACCC is drawn from Anomalospiza imberbis isolate Cuckoo-Finch-1a 21T00152 unplaced genomic scaffold, ASM3175350v1 scaffold_1098, whole genome shotgun sequence and contains these coding sequences:
- the LOC137465785 gene encoding lens fiber major intrinsic protein translates to MRELRSSAFWRAVLAEFLGSLLYALLGLGASLRWAPGPPSVVGAALAFGLAQTTLVQALGHVSGGHVNPAITLAFLMASQLSLPRALGYLLAQVLGMLAGAGVLYGVTPGPVRGTLGLSALHPGVGPGQGTVVELLLTAQFVLCVFASFDDRHDGRPAMAAVPVGFSLALGHLFGIHYTGASMNPARSFAPAVITRNFANHWVYWAGPLLGAALGAVLYEFALCPRPRSLAERLAALKGEPPAPTAVTAAVAAAAEPPPEPPAEPLELKTQGL